Proteins co-encoded in one Pseudomonas beijingensis genomic window:
- the mnmC gene encoding bifunctional tRNA (5-methylaminomethyl-2-thiouridine)(34)-methyltransferase MnmD/FAD-dependent 5-carboxymethylaminomethyl-2-thiouridine(34) oxidoreductase MnmC: MTPIQQHALLDWDDQGRPRSRVFDDVYFSDQSGLDETRYVFLEQNNLAERFAALADDGRLVIGETGFGTGLNFLCAWQLFEQCAPVGARLHFVSVEKYPLSPQDLRRALALWPQLNLQAEQLLAQYVAIHQGFQRLVLANGRVTLTLLIGDALEQLPQLDGQIDAWFLDGFAPARNPEMWTAELFAELARLAAPGATLSTFTSTGWVRRLLNAAGFKMKRTPGIGHKWEILRGVFLGWPEQTPAPSPAKPWYARPLPPTGERRALVIGGGLAGCASAASLAARGWQVTLLERHAGLAEEASGNPQGVLYLKLSAHGTALSQMILSGFGYTRRVLEQLQRGVDWDACGVLQLAFNSKEAERQAQLAEAFPTDLLHTLDQSEAQVRSGIGLACGGLFYPEGGWVHPPALCRWQASGPAIDVQPHHDVLHLRRVDGQWQAWDGERCLASAPVAILASAAEIKRFEPAADLPLKRIRGQITRLAQTSRSQSLATVVCAEGYVAPPRLGEHTLGASFDFNSDDLTPTAAEHAGNLQMLEEISQDLVQRLNVATLDPEHLEGRAAFRCTSPDYLPIVGPLADRQAFTEAYAALGKDARQVPDALCPWLDGLYINSGHGSRGLITAPLSGELIAAWLDNEPLPLPRSVAEACHPNRFALRALIRGKA, translated from the coding sequence ATGACGCCCATCCAGCAACACGCCCTACTCGACTGGGACGACCAGGGGCGCCCGCGCTCGCGGGTGTTCGACGATGTGTATTTTTCCGACCAGTCGGGCCTGGACGAAACCCGTTATGTGTTTCTTGAGCAGAACAACCTGGCCGAGCGTTTCGCTGCGCTGGCCGATGACGGGCGGCTGGTGATCGGCGAAACCGGGTTTGGCACCGGCCTGAATTTTCTCTGCGCCTGGCAGTTGTTCGAGCAGTGCGCCCCCGTTGGGGCGCGGCTGCATTTTGTCAGCGTCGAAAAGTACCCCTTGAGCCCCCAGGACCTGCGCCGGGCGCTGGCCTTGTGGCCACAGCTCAACCTTCAGGCCGAGCAATTGCTTGCGCAATACGTGGCGATCCATCAGGGTTTCCAGCGCCTGGTCCTCGCCAATGGACGAGTGACGCTGACCCTGTTGATCGGCGATGCCCTGGAGCAGTTGCCGCAGCTGGACGGGCAGATCGACGCCTGGTTCCTGGACGGTTTCGCACCGGCCCGAAACCCCGAGATGTGGACCGCCGAGCTGTTCGCCGAACTGGCCCGGCTGGCCGCACCCGGCGCCACCCTCAGCACCTTCACCAGCACCGGTTGGGTCCGCCGATTGCTGAACGCGGCAGGCTTCAAGATGAAGCGCACACCGGGCATCGGCCACAAATGGGAAATCCTGCGCGGCGTATTTCTTGGCTGGCCGGAGCAGACACCCGCGCCGTCCCCGGCAAAACCCTGGTACGCCCGCCCCTTGCCACCCACCGGCGAGCGCCGGGCCCTGGTGATCGGCGGCGGCCTGGCCGGCTGTGCCAGCGCCGCTAGCCTCGCCGCCCGTGGCTGGCAGGTGACGCTGCTGGAGCGCCATGCCGGGTTGGCTGAGGAAGCGTCCGGCAACCCCCAGGGCGTGCTGTACCTCAAGTTGTCGGCCCACGGCACCGCGCTGTCGCAGATGATCCTCAGCGGCTTCGGCTACACCCGCCGCGTGCTGGAGCAACTGCAACGCGGCGTCGATTGGGATGCCTGTGGCGTCTTGCAGCTGGCCTTCAACAGCAAAGAGGCCGAGCGTCAGGCGCAATTGGCCGAGGCGTTCCCGACGGATTTACTGCACACCCTGGATCAGTCCGAAGCCCAGGTTCGATCCGGCATTGGCTTGGCCTGTGGTGGCTTGTTTTATCCCGAAGGCGGTTGGGTGCATCCGCCGGCGCTGTGTCGCTGGCAAGCTTCGGGGCCGGCGATTGATGTACAACCCCATCATGACGTGCTGCACCTGCGTCGCGTCGACGGCCAATGGCAGGCGTGGGACGGCGAACGCTGCCTGGCCAGCGCTCCGGTGGCGATCCTCGCCAGTGCGGCCGAGATCAAACGCTTCGAACCGGCCGCCGACTTGCCGCTCAAGCGCATTCGCGGGCAGATCACCCGTCTGGCGCAAACCAGTCGCAGCCAGAGCCTGGCGACGGTGGTCTGCGCCGAAGGTTATGTGGCGCCGCCACGGCTGGGCGAACACACCCTGGGCGCCAGCTTCGATTTCAACAGCGACGACCTGACCCCCACCGCCGCCGAGCACGCCGGCAACCTGCAGATGCTCGAAGAGATCTCCCAAGACCTGGTGCAGCGCCTGAACGTCGCTACCTTGGACCCGGAGCACCTCGAAGGCCGCGCGGCGTTTCGTTGCACCAGCCCTGATTACCTGCCGATTGTCGGGCCGCTGGCCGACCGCCAGGCCTTTACCGAAGCCTATGCGGCCCTGGGCAAGGACGCCCGCCAGGTGCCGGATGCCCTCTGCCCGTGGCTCGATGGCCTGTACATCAACAGCGGCCACGGTTCCCGAGGCCTGATCACCGCGCCCCTGTCAGGCGAACTGATCGCCGCCTGGCTGGACAACGAACCCCTGCCACTGCCCCGCAGCGTGGCCGAGGCCTGCCATCCGAACCGGTTTGCGTTGCGGGCATTGATTCGGGGTAAGGCCTAG
- the pap gene encoding polyphosphate:AMP phosphotransferase codes for MFESAEIGHVIDKDTFEAEVPALREALLEAQFELQQQGRFPVIVLINGIEGAGKGETVKLLNEWMDPRLIEVRTFDQQTDEELARPPAWRYWRMLPAKGRMGIFFGNWYSQMLQGRVHGEFKDPRLDQAIAGAERLEKMLCDEGALIFKFWFHLSKKQMKARLKGLKDDPLHSWRISPLDWQQSHTYDKFVKYGERVLRRTSRDYAPWHVIEGVDSCYRSLTVGRILLDGLRQALDRSKIRPQKVSVAPLPELDGQITLLDSLDMTRRLDKADYEEQLITEQARFAGLLRDKRMRQHALVAVFEGNDAAGKGGAIRRVTAALDPRQYSIVPIAAPTEEERAHPYMWRFWRHIPARGKFTMFDRSWYGRVLVERVEGFCSQADWLRAYGEINDFEEQLADAGVVVVKFWLAIDKETQLERFQEREDIPFKRFKITEDDWRNRDKWDAYRAAVCDMVDRTSTEISPWTLVEANDKRWARVKVLRTLNQALEAAFERSARQARKKKR; via the coding sequence ATGTTCGAATCCGCTGAAATCGGTCACGTCATCGATAAAGACACCTTTGAGGCCGAAGTACCGGCCCTGCGTGAAGCGCTGCTGGAAGCGCAGTTCGAGTTGCAGCAGCAGGGCCGGTTTCCGGTCATCGTGTTGATCAACGGCATCGAGGGCGCGGGCAAGGGCGAGACGGTGAAGCTGCTCAACGAGTGGATGGACCCGCGGCTGATCGAAGTGCGCACCTTCGACCAGCAGACCGACGAGGAACTGGCGCGGCCTCCCGCGTGGCGCTATTGGCGGATGCTGCCGGCCAAGGGGCGCATGGGGATTTTCTTCGGCAACTGGTACAGCCAGATGCTGCAAGGCCGGGTCCATGGCGAGTTCAAGGACCCGCGGCTCGACCAGGCGATCGCCGGGGCCGAGCGCCTGGAAAAAATGCTTTGCGATGAAGGCGCGCTGATCTTCAAGTTCTGGTTCCACCTGTCCAAGAAACAGATGAAGGCCCGGCTCAAGGGGCTCAAGGATGACCCGCTGCACAGCTGGCGCATCAGCCCGCTGGATTGGCAGCAGTCCCATACCTATGACAAGTTCGTCAAATACGGCGAGCGCGTGCTGCGCCGCACCAGCCGTGATTACGCGCCGTGGCATGTGATCGAAGGCGTGGACAGTTGTTACCGCAGCCTCACCGTCGGGCGGATCCTGCTCGACGGCTTGCGCCAGGCCCTGGACCGGTCGAAGATCAGGCCGCAGAAGGTCAGCGTGGCGCCGCTGCCCGAGTTGGATGGCCAGATCACCCTGCTCGACAGCCTGGACATGACCCGGCGCCTGGACAAGGCCGACTACGAAGAACAACTGATCACCGAGCAGGCGCGCTTCGCCGGGCTGTTGCGGGACAAACGCATGCGCCAGCATGCCTTGGTGGCGGTGTTCGAAGGCAATGACGCGGCGGGCAAGGGCGGGGCGATCCGGCGGGTCACGGCGGCCCTGGACCCGCGCCAATACAGCATCGTGCCGATTGCCGCACCCACGGAAGAAGAACGCGCCCACCCCTACATGTGGCGGTTCTGGCGGCATATCCCCGCGCGCGGCAAGTTCACCATGTTCGACCGCTCCTGGTACGGCCGGGTGCTGGTGGAGCGCGTCGAGGGGTTTTGCAGCCAGGCCGACTGGCTGCGGGCCTACGGTGAAATCAACGATTTCGAGGAACAGCTCGCCGATGCCGGCGTGGTGGTGGTCAAGTTCTGGCTAGCCATCGACAAGGAAACCCAGCTGGAGCGTTTCCAGGAGCGCGAGGACATCCCGTTCAAGCGTTTCAAGATCACCGAGGATGATTGGCGTAACCGCGACAAGTGGGATGCCTATCGCGCTGCGGTGTGCGACATGGTCGACCGCACCAGCACCGAGATTTCCCCCTGGACCTTGGTGGAGGCCAACGACAAGCGCTGGGCGCGGGTCAAGGTGTTGCGTACCCTCAACCAGGCGCTGGAGGCGGCTTTCGAACGGAGTGCAAGACAGGCTCGCAAGAAGAAGCGCTAG
- a CDS encoding thiolase family protein, with translation MREVVIVDSVRTGLAKSFRGKFNMTRPDDMAAHCVNALLARNDINPASVEDCIVGAGSNEGAQGYNIGRNVAVLSQLGIGTAGMTLNRFCSSGLQAIAIAANQIASGCSDIIVAGGVESISLTMKSVNTDNLINPLLKEQVPGIYFPMGQTAEIVARRYQVSREEQDHYALQSQQRTAKAQAAGLFDDEIVPMAVKYRVEDKHTGAVQILDGVVDRDDCNRPDTTYESLAGLKPVFAEDGSVTAGNSSQLSDGASMTLVMSLEKALALGLKPKAFFRGFTVAGCEPDEMGIGPVFSVPKLLKAKGLQIADIDLWELNEAFASQCLYSRNRLEIDPQKYNVNGGSISIGHPFGMTGSRQVGHLVRELQRRDLRYGIVTMCVGGGMGATGLFEAVR, from the coding sequence ATGCGTGAAGTGGTGATCGTCGACAGCGTACGGACCGGCCTGGCCAAGTCCTTTCGTGGCAAGTTCAACATGACCCGTCCGGATGACATGGCGGCCCATTGCGTCAACGCCTTGCTGGCACGCAACGACATCAACCCGGCCAGTGTCGAGGACTGCATCGTCGGGGCCGGGTCCAATGAAGGCGCCCAGGGCTACAACATCGGGCGCAACGTGGCGGTGCTCTCGCAATTGGGCATCGGCACGGCCGGCATGACCCTCAACCGCTTCTGTTCCTCGGGCCTGCAAGCCATTGCCATCGCCGCCAACCAGATCGCTTCCGGTTGCAGCGACATCATCGTGGCGGGCGGTGTGGAATCCATCAGTCTGACGATGAAAAGCGTCAATACCGACAACCTGATCAACCCGCTGCTCAAGGAGCAGGTGCCTGGGATTTATTTTCCCATGGGCCAGACGGCCGAGATCGTTGCCCGCCGTTACCAGGTCAGCCGCGAGGAGCAGGATCACTACGCCTTGCAAAGCCAGCAACGCACGGCCAAGGCCCAGGCGGCCGGGCTGTTCGATGACGAAATCGTGCCGATGGCGGTCAAGTACCGGGTCGAGGACAAGCACACTGGCGCCGTGCAGATCCTCGACGGTGTGGTCGACCGCGACGATTGCAACCGCCCGGACACCACCTATGAAAGCCTGGCCGGCCTGAAGCCGGTGTTCGCCGAAGACGGTTCGGTGACGGCGGGCAATTCGTCGCAGTTGTCCGACGGGGCCTCGATGACCTTGGTGATGAGCCTGGAAAAAGCCCTGGCGCTGGGGCTCAAGCCCAAGGCGTTTTTCCGTGGCTTCACCGTGGCCGGTTGCGAACCGGACGAAATGGGCATCGGCCCGGTGTTTTCGGTGCCCAAGCTGCTCAAGGCCAAGGGCCTGCAGATCGCCGATATCGACCTGTGGGAACTCAACGAGGCGTTTGCTTCCCAGTGCCTGTACAGCCGCAACCGGCTGGAAATCGATCCGCAGAAATACAACGTCAACGGTGGCTCGATCTCCATCGGCCATCCGTTCGGCATGACTGGCTCGCGGCAGGTGGGGCATCTGGTGCGTGAGCTGCAGCGGCGCGATCTGCGCTACGGCATTGTGACCATGTGCGTGGGCGGCGGGATGGGGGCTACGGGTTTGTTTGAGGCAGTGAGATAA
- a CDS encoding DUF6316 family protein: MLGQRAQDLAPAMVFPSDRICRINGEFYFNTREGTQEGPFASREEALREVEAYVQRMLQLTQVAS; encoded by the coding sequence ATGCTCGGCCAACGCGCCCAGGACCTCGCCCCTGCGATGGTCTTTCCCAGTGACCGGATTTGCCGGATAAACGGCGAATTTTACTTCAATACCCGGGAGGGCACCCAGGAAGGGCCGTTCGCCAGTCGCGAGGAGGCGTTGCGGGAGGTGGAAGCCTATGTACAGCGAATGCTGCAACTGACTCAGGTTGCCAGCTAA
- a CDS encoding DMT family transporter has product MHISSGRWVYGLFLALLTALLWGILPIKLKQVLQVMDPVTVTWFRLLVSGGLLFIYLAATRRLPSRKVLGPRGGWLVAMAVLGLVGNYVLYLMGLNRLSPGTAQLVVQMGPIMLLVASLFVFKERFSVGQGIGLLVLLIGFTLFFNQRLGELLTSLSDYTAGVLMVLLASTVWTFYALGQKQLLTVWNSLQVMMVIYLFCALLLTPWVHPLEALQLSPLQGWLLLACCLNTLIAYGAFAEALAHWEASRVSATLAITPLVTFAAVAMAAWWWPDYVHAEQINLLGYGGAVLVVLGSALVALGPSLIAGLKARRERLAVER; this is encoded by the coding sequence ATGCACATATCGTCCGGTCGCTGGGTCTACGGCTTGTTCCTTGCCCTGTTGACTGCCCTGCTTTGGGGAATTCTGCCGATCAAGCTCAAGCAAGTGCTGCAAGTGATGGACCCGGTCACCGTGACCTGGTTTCGCTTGCTGGTGTCCGGCGGTTTGCTGTTCATTTATTTGGCGGCGACCCGGCGCCTGCCCAGTCGCAAGGTGCTCGGCCCTCGCGGCGGCTGGCTGGTGGCGATGGCGGTGCTTGGGCTGGTGGGCAACTATGTGTTGTACCTGATGGGTCTGAACCGCTTGAGCCCCGGCACGGCGCAACTGGTGGTGCAGATGGGGCCGATCATGTTGCTGGTCGCCAGCCTGTTTGTGTTCAAGGAGCGGTTCAGCGTGGGGCAGGGCATCGGCCTGCTGGTGCTGCTGATCGGTTTCACGCTGTTTTTCAACCAGCGCCTGGGGGAGTTGCTGACGTCCCTGAGCGACTACACCGCCGGGGTGCTGATGGTGTTGCTGGCGTCGACGGTCTGGACGTTCTATGCCTTGGGCCAGAAGCAATTGTTGACGGTGTGGAATTCGTTGCAGGTGATGATGGTGATCTACCTGTTCTGCGCGCTGCTGCTCACGCCCTGGGTGCATCCGTTGGAGGCGTTGCAACTGAGCCCGTTGCAAGGCTGGTTGTTGCTCGCTTGCTGCCTCAACACCCTGATTGCCTATGGCGCGTTTGCCGAAGCCCTGGCTCATTGGGAAGCGTCGCGGGTCAGTGCGACCCTGGCGATCACGCCGCTGGTGACCTTCGCCGCGGTGGCGATGGCGGCCTGGTGGTGGCCTGATTATGTCCATGCCGAGCAGATCAACCTGCTGGGCTATGGCGGGGCGGTGCTGGTGGTGCTGGGTTCGGCGCTGGTCGCCCTGGGGCCCTCGTTGATCGCCGGGCTCAAGGCCCGGCGCGAGCGTTTGGCGGTAGAGCGTTAA
- a CDS encoding class II fumarate hydratase: MSRIETDSLGQVEVPDDAYWGAQTQRSMINFAIGNERMPLSVLHALALIKKAAARVNDRNGDLPADIARLIEQAADEVLDGQHDDQFPLVVWQTGSGTQSNMNVNEVIAGRANELAGNPRGGKSPVHPNDHVNRSQSSNDCFPTAMHIAAVQAVQQQLLPAIGELSGGLAELAARHMKLVKTGRTHMMDATPITFGQELSAFIAQLDYAERAIRAALPAVCELAQGGTAVGTGLNSPHGFGEAIAAELAALSGLPFVTAPNKFAALAGHEPLTALSGALKTLAVTLMKIANDLRLLGSGPRAGFAEVKLPANEPGSSIMPGKVNPTQCEALSMLACQVMGNDVTIGFAASQGHLQLNVFKPVIIHNLLQSIRLLADGCSNFQHHCIAGLEPDAEQMAAHLERGLMLVTALNPHIGYDKSAEIAKKAYGEGLTLREAALQLGYLTDEEFDAWVRPENMLEAGSQG; the protein is encoded by the coding sequence ATGAGCCGTATCGAAACCGACAGCCTTGGCCAGGTTGAAGTCCCGGACGACGCCTACTGGGGCGCCCAGACGCAGCGCTCCATGATCAACTTCGCCATTGGCAACGAGCGCATGCCGCTGTCGGTGTTGCACGCCTTGGCACTGATCAAGAAGGCCGCCGCGCGGGTCAATGACCGCAATGGCGATCTTCCCGCCGACATCGCCCGCCTGATTGAACAGGCCGCCGACGAAGTGCTCGACGGTCAGCACGACGACCAGTTCCCGCTGGTGGTCTGGCAGACCGGCAGCGGGACCCAGAGCAACATGAACGTCAACGAGGTCATCGCCGGGCGCGCCAACGAACTGGCCGGCAACCCCCGCGGCGGCAAGAGCCCGGTGCACCCCAACGACCACGTCAACCGCTCGCAGAGTTCCAACGACTGCTTCCCCACCGCGATGCACATCGCCGCCGTCCAGGCCGTCCAGCAGCAATTGCTGCCGGCCATCGGCGAGTTGTCCGGCGGGCTGGCAGAATTGGCGGCGCGCCACATGAAACTGGTCAAGACCGGCCGTACCCACATGATGGATGCCACGCCGATCACCTTTGGCCAGGAATTGTCGGCGTTCATTGCCCAGCTCGATTACGCCGAACGGGCAATCCGCGCCGCGCTACCGGCGGTCTGCGAGCTGGCCCAGGGCGGCACGGCGGTGGGCACCGGGCTCAATTCACCCCATGGTTTTGGCGAAGCGATTGCCGCTGAACTGGCGGCACTCTCCGGCCTGCCGTTCGTCACCGCACCGAACAAGTTCGCGGCGTTGGCCGGTCATGAGCCCCTGACCGCCCTGTCCGGCGCGCTGAAAACCCTCGCGGTGACTCTGATGAAAATCGCCAACGACCTGCGCCTGCTGGGCTCCGGGCCACGGGCCGGGTTCGCCGAGGTGAAATTGCCAGCCAACGAACCGGGCAGTTCGATCATGCCCGGCAAGGTCAACCCGACCCAATGCGAAGCCCTGTCGATGCTGGCCTGCCAGGTCATGGGCAACGACGTGACCATCGGTTTTGCCGCCAGCCAGGGGCATTTGCAGTTGAACGTGTTCAAACCGGTGATCATCCACAACCTGCTGCAATCGATTCGCCTGTTGGCCGATGGCTGCAGCAACTTCCAGCATCACTGCATCGCCGGACTCGAGCCGGATGCCGAGCAGATGGCCGCGCATCTGGAGCGTGGGTTGATGCTGGTGACCGCGCTGAACCCGCACATCGGCTACGACAAGTCGGCGGAAATCGCCAAGAAAGCCTATGGCGAAGGGCTGACCCTGCGTGAGGCGGCGTTGCAGCTGGGGTACCTGACCGATGAAGAGTTCGATGCCTGGGTGAGGCCGGAGAATATGCTGGAGGCGGGTAGCCAGGGCTGA
- a CDS encoding DUF2059 domain-containing protein, whose product MTRLRAICTAVALVCASGPVFADTASHNASAEAFLTLAHADKLGTPVYMQVQQMFAQRFEQTKAPASKKATLETYQAKANAALDQAIGWNKLKPDMVKLYTSNFNESELKDLVAFYQSPLGKKVLEKMPQLTQQSAQLTQAKLESAVPVVNKLLADMTAELEPKAAAPAKKKP is encoded by the coding sequence ATGACCCGTCTTCGTGCCATCTGTACCGCAGTTGCTCTGGTGTGTGCCAGCGGCCCTGTTTTCGCCGATACCGCCAGCCACAACGCCAGCGCCGAAGCGTTCCTGACCCTGGCGCACGCTGACAAACTGGGTACTCCGGTGTACATGCAAGTGCAGCAGATGTTTGCCCAGCGCTTTGAACAGACCAAGGCCCCTGCGTCGAAAAAAGCCACCCTGGAAACCTATCAGGCCAAGGCCAATGCCGCACTGGATCAAGCCATCGGCTGGAACAAGCTCAAGCCGGACATGGTCAAGCTCTACACCAGCAACTTCAACGAGTCGGAGCTCAAGGACCTGGTCGCTTTCTACCAATCGCCATTGGGCAAGAAAGTCCTGGAAAAAATGCCGCAGCTGACCCAGCAATCGGCCCAACTGACCCAGGCCAAGCTTGAAAGCGCGGTGCCGGTGGTCAACAAGCTGCTGGCGGACATGACGGCCGAGCTCGAGCCAAAAGCCGCTGCCCCAGCCAAGAAAAAGCCGTAA
- a CDS encoding BolA family protein yields the protein MSMQQRIESTLGLLQPEHLQVLDESHMHSRGLQTHFKAVVVSQQFEGLNRVKRHQKVYGTLGELMGEFHALALHTYTPAEWAQIDAAPASPTCAGGSKH from the coding sequence ATGAGCATGCAACAACGCATCGAATCAACGCTTGGGCTGTTGCAGCCCGAGCACTTGCAAGTGCTGGATGAAAGCCACATGCACAGCCGTGGCCTGCAGACCCACTTCAAGGCCGTGGTGGTCAGCCAGCAGTTCGAAGGGCTCAATCGCGTCAAGCGTCACCAGAAGGTCTATGGCACGCTGGGCGAGCTGATGGGCGAATTTCATGCGTTGGCGCTGCACACCTATACGCCCGCAGAGTGGGCGCAGATCGACGCGGCCCCGGCTTCGCCGACCTGTGCCGGTGGTAGCAAGCACTGA
- the trhO gene encoding oxygen-dependent tRNA uridine(34) hydroxylase TrhO produces the protein MTQPIVVAALYKFVTLEDYVELREPLLKAMLDNGIKGTLLIAEEGINGTVSGTREGIDGLLAWLKNDPRMIDIDHKESYCDEQPFYRTKVKLKKEIVTLGVEGVDPNKQVGTYVEPQDWNALISDPEVLLIDTRNDYEVSIGTFEGAIDPKTTSFREFPEYIKAHFDPAKHKKVAMFCTGGIRCEKASSYMLGQGFDEVYHLKGGILKYLEEVPQEETKWRGDCFVFDNRVTVRHDLTEGDYDQCHACRTPVSVEDRASEHYVPGISCPHCWDKLSEKTRRSAIDRQKQIELAKARNMPHPIGYNYKQTSSEA, from the coding sequence ATGACACAACCCATTGTCGTGGCGGCACTGTATAAGTTCGTCACCCTGGAAGATTACGTCGAGCTGCGTGAGCCCCTGCTCAAGGCCATGCTCGACAACGGCATCAAAGGCACGTTGCTGATCGCCGAAGAAGGCATCAACGGCACGGTTTCCGGCACCCGCGAAGGCATCGACGGCCTGCTGGCCTGGCTCAAGAACGATCCGCGCATGATCGACATCGACCATAAAGAGTCGTATTGCGATGAGCAGCCGTTCTACCGCACCAAGGTCAAGCTCAAGAAAGAAATCGTCACCCTCGGCGTCGAAGGCGTGGACCCGAACAAGCAAGTCGGTACCTACGTCGAGCCGCAGGACTGGAACGCACTGATCAGTGACCCGGAAGTGCTGTTGATCGACACTCGCAACGATTACGAAGTGTCCATCGGCACCTTCGAAGGCGCCATCGACCCCAAGACCACCAGCTTTCGCGAGTTCCCCGAGTACATCAAGGCCCACTTCGACCCGGCCAAACACAAGAAAGTCGCGATGTTCTGCACCGGTGGCATTCGCTGTGAAAAAGCCTCCAGCTACATGCTCGGCCAGGGTTTCGACGAGGTCTATCACCTCAAGGGCGGCATCCTGAAATACCTCGAAGAGGTGCCTCAGGAAGAAACCAAGTGGCGCGGCGACTGCTTCGTGTTCGATAACCGCGTGACCGTTCGCCACGACCTCACCGAAGGGGACTACGATCAATGTCATGCTTGTCGTACCCCGGTGAGCGTAGAAGACCGCGCTTCGGAGCACTACGTGCCTGGCATCAGTTGCCCGCATTGCTGGGATAAGCTGAGCGAGAAAACCCGGCGCAGCGCCATCGACCGGCAGAAGCAGATCGAGTTGGCCAAGGCGCGCAACATGCCGCACCCGATCGGCTACAACTACAAGCAGACATCTTCCGAGGCTTGA
- a CDS encoding DsbA family protein codes for MCSWCWGFAPVAEALVEQAQAAGVELHLVVGGLRTGSGSALEPTTRRYILEHWQAVTQATGQPFKLEGALPDGFVYDTEPACRALVTARSLAPDLAWKLVKLIQQAFYVQGRDVTHASVLVELAEQAGLPRIEFAAAFDRADQHAATAADFTWVQDLGIAGFPTLLAERDGQLALLTNGYQPLSQLSPLLGRWLERAACA; via the coding sequence ATGTGTTCGTGGTGCTGGGGCTTTGCGCCGGTGGCCGAGGCATTGGTCGAGCAGGCTCAGGCCGCGGGGGTGGAGTTGCACCTGGTGGTGGGTGGTTTGCGCACCGGCAGCGGTTCGGCGCTGGAGCCGACCACCCGGCGCTACATTCTTGAGCACTGGCAGGCCGTGACCCAGGCCACCGGCCAGCCCTTCAAGCTGGAAGGCGCGTTGCCGGACGGTTTCGTCTACGACACCGAGCCTGCCTGCCGGGCATTGGTGACGGCTCGCAGCCTGGCCCCGGACCTGGCCTGGAAGCTGGTGAAACTGATCCAACAGGCCTTTTATGTGCAAGGTCGCGACGTCACCCACGCCAGCGTCCTGGTGGAACTGGCCGAACAGGCCGGGCTGCCCCGCATCGAGTTCGCCGCAGCCTTCGACCGCGCCGACCAACATGCGGCCACTGCGGCGGATTTCACCTGGGTACAGGACTTGGGCATTGCCGGGTTCCCCACGCTGTTGGCCGAGCGTGATGGCCAGTTGGCCTTGCTGACCAACGGCTACCAGCCCCTGAGCCAGTTGTCGCCGTTGCTTGGCCGCTGGCTGGAGCGCGCGGCCTGTGCCTGA